CATTCTGATCGCCCGGCGCGATCTCGTCGCCTGCGATCTGTTCCTGCAGGAAGCGCGCATATGGTTTATCCTCGTTGAAGGACTTGATCACATAGTCGCGATAGCGGAATAGGTTGGGTCGGGTGCTGTCGTTCTGGAAGCCGGTCGAATCCGCGTAACGGGCAAGATCGAGCCAAAGGCGCGCCTGCCGCTCGCCATAACGCGGCGAGGCGAGCAGGCGTTCGACGAGCTTCTCATACGCGTCGGCGCTCTGGTCATTGACGAAGGCGTCGACTTCGTCGGGGGTTGGCACCACTCCCCAGGCGTCGAGCGTGGCGCGACGGATGAAGGTCGCGCGATCGGAGTCCAGCGACGGCGTCAGCGATTTGGCTTCGATCTTCGCGAGGACGAAGGCGTCAACGGGCGTGCGCACCCATTCCTTCTGCTTCACGATGGGCACAAATTGCGCCTGCACGGGTTGCCAGGACCAGTGCGGCTTCGAAGCAGGCTTTGGCGCCTCGGCGCTCGAGGCGGCTGTCGTATTTGGAGCGGCGGCGACGGGAGCCTGCGGCTCGGCAGCGACGGCGAGCGCAGCGGCTGAAACGCTCAAAAACATGGTGAGATAAGCTTTTTTCGCGGTCGATGTCATTTTTCGAGCCTCTGACCTCTGATTTCCATGGTGGATCGATGCGTTCGGGCAAGCCGAAAGGTTGCTGAACAGTAACCGACTAAATCGGTAAAGTATACCGGTTTAATATAAAAATATGCGGCTGTGTCGAACGCGACACGCCATCGCGTAAAGCAATGAAAATGAGAGATATTCGCGGGCGGACGGGGCGCCGATCGGCGCGGCGTTACGACGATGCCGGTGGCGAGAGGCGTCGATGGGCCGTTGTCGCCGAGTCGGCGGCCCATCCCTCTCGGGCGAATCTTGCCACAGGCGTATAGTTGAACATCTCGCCAAGCCCGCCCGTCATCCGCGAGAGGTCAGTCCTGAAAACGCTGAAACGAGCGCCGATATGCGTTCGCTTTCTTTTGCTCAAAATACGCAAACGATCCTGGATAGGCGCAAAGGCGGGAGCGTTGACATCGCGTCCCATCAAAATTGGCGGGCGCTGCGCCTGCCTTGGCTAGACAACATACAAAAATACTATGAATATAGCGCTGCTTATCGCGCTGTCTGGGAGGCGCCAATGAAACATGTCACCTTCGCCCTCGTCCTGTCCGTCGCCGTTATTTCCACGGCGCAGGCAGCCCCGGGTTGCATCTATACCGACTCTTATCTCTTCACCAACCCGTCCTATCTCGGCGGGCTTATCGGCACCATTCCGGCGCCGGCGCCGGTGGAAGTTGTTCGGAAGGGCAAGAAATGGAGCATCGTCTCCTATGATGGCGAGTCCGGCTACGTGAAGACATCTCATCTCTCTCCGCGCTCCGGCGCACGCGCCGATCCGCCACCGGTGGTTTACGACCAGTCCGTCGCGGGCCAGTATCCCGCCTTCTCGTCCAGTCCGAACAGCTTCCTGGGCTTCACCTCCAATTGGACGAGTCGAACCAACTGGAATCGGGAAAGCTCCATTCCGGCGGACGACCCCTCCTGGGCGGCCTGTGGCGCGCGCTGAAATGAGTGACGCCGCACTCGCGCACATGCTGAGGCGCGCCATGCACGGGCGCGAGGGGGGAGACTTCGCCTGAGTGGTCGTTCAAGCGTGACGCGAAACCGTCACGCGCCTAGATGTGCCACATGAAGGGGCCGTCGGCGGCGGCGGAGATCGCGCGCATGCTGGCGATATTGAAGTTGTCCAGGACGCTCGCGAGCGCAATCTTCGCGTCCAGCATGATCAGACGAATGGCGCAATACTCGGGATCGCGGCAGTCCTCACATGGGCGGAAAGGGGAATGGTTGGCGCAGGAGATGGGCGCCAGCGTGCCGTCGATCACGCGAACGACATCTCCCACCGAGATATCAGTTGCGGGACGTGCGAGCGAATAGCCGCCGCCCTTGCCCATTTTGGACTCGACGAGCCCCGCGACGCGCAGCTCGCATAAAATCGTATCGAGAAACTTTTTCGGAATGTTTTCCGCCTCGGCGATGTCCCGAATGCCGACCGATTGCCCCGGTCGATAATCTGCAAGATGCGCGAGCGCCTTCAGCGCATATTTGGCCTTGTTCGTCAGCATTTATCGACCTTCCGAACCGGTTTGGCCTCGAACGTCGCGCAGGCTCCGCGAGTTGGCGACGCAAGCGAACCGGCGCGTCAAAAGGCGTCCTTTCTGGCGTCGGGCTCGTAGGAAATGACCAGATAGGCGACGACCGGTTCCGAATGGAGATTGCGATAGCTATGGGGAACGTCCGCAAGAAAATCGATGGCGTCGCCGGCCATGAGCGTTTGCGCCGCCTCTCGACCGACGGTCACTTCGAGCGAGCCGTTGGCGACGACAAGGTTTTCCTTTGTTCCCGGCGCATGCGCCTCGACATGATGTCGATGACCGGGCGCGATCTCGATCTCGTAGAACTCGACCGGGCGAGCTGAATCATAAGGGAACAGCGGCCGGGTCTTGAAGTTCCCGTCATGTGAGGTCACGCTTTGGCGCTGGTTGTTTCTGACAACCAGAACGTCGCGGCGGCCCGTCGACGCGACGAGACTCCCGAAGGGGATGCCAAGCGCGTTGGCGATGCGCCATAGATGATTGATCGTCGGAGTGACCGCGCCCTCCTCGATCCGCAGCAATTCCGCCGGATCGATTCCGCTCAACTCGGCCAGTCGCTCGAATGAGTGACCCTTCTGTGCAATCAGCTGACGCAAACGCTTTGCGATTGTCGCTGCAACGGCGCCTTCGGCGCCGGCCTTGGCCCGGTGGCGGCCCTCTGTCATGTCTATAATTCCTATCATCTAAACATTTAGATGCATTTTTGGGGTGCGGTCAAGTCCTTTCCTTTTTCAGGAAATATCACGATGATACAGCATCA
The DNA window shown above is from Methylocystis echinoides and carries:
- a CDS encoding RrF2 family transcriptional regulator, which translates into the protein MLTNKAKYALKALAHLADYRPGQSVGIRDIAEAENIPKKFLDTILCELRVAGLVESKMGKGGGYSLARPATDISVGDVVRVIDGTLAPISCANHSPFRPCEDCRDPEYCAIRLIMLDAKIALASVLDNFNIASMRAISAAADGPFMWHI
- a CDS encoding helix-turn-helix domain-containing protein, with protein sequence MTEGRHRAKAGAEGAVAATIAKRLRQLIAQKGHSFERLAELSGIDPAELLRIEEGAVTPTINHLWRIANALGIPFGSLVASTGRRDVLVVRNNQRQSVTSHDGNFKTRPLFPYDSARPVEFYEIEIAPGHRHHVEAHAPGTKENLVVANGSLEVTVGREAAQTLMAGDAIDFLADVPHSYRNLHSEPVVAYLVISYEPDARKDAF